A single genomic interval of Salinigranum halophilum harbors:
- a CDS encoding DUF58 domain-containing protein yields the protein MNYSRRLWGVVALLVLFAVGAPLLEQPVFLFAAAGLLAWVLAHGYQFVAAARWLEGELVVEQTPTTPAFVDEARPFTVRVSLPRPVDLRLRVEPRVPVAGDPTIEPVELAPGETAAELTGTLTWRVAGEYRLEPASVRVADRWGLFSATFRAGETPTARIDPPRPRDTYIAEGGASLLSTLGRQQTVLRGNGFDLGEVREYVPGDAITRIDWKATARLDDLHVREFESETAVVTTMILDARAGLHAGPPGATKFDYLRQVALALVGESRNSGEPIGLYVLDDEGVSGLPARATGEQYERLRRRLYAIETVEGAGSDSTRLHRRSRQRTRRAARSLEGDETAFARRLRPFLADDASASVESDRLYRLLRSGRARTTLAGGGTVLTVVLTDDANRAALRESVRLAQRRDGHVVVFLTPSALFDADADDAADARATYGRLREFDTFRRELSGMAGVSAFEVGPGSRLERVLREAEARRQRVEARP from the coding sequence ATGAACTACAGCCGACGTCTCTGGGGGGTGGTCGCGTTGCTCGTCCTGTTCGCTGTCGGCGCGCCCCTCCTCGAACAGCCCGTCTTCCTCTTCGCCGCCGCAGGGCTGTTGGCGTGGGTGCTCGCCCACGGCTACCAGTTCGTCGCGGCCGCCCGCTGGCTCGAGGGTGAACTCGTCGTCGAACAGACGCCCACCACGCCCGCGTTCGTCGACGAGGCACGCCCGTTCACCGTCCGGGTGTCGCTTCCCCGCCCCGTCGACCTCCGCCTGCGCGTCGAACCACGCGTCCCCGTCGCGGGCGACCCGACCATCGAACCCGTCGAGCTCGCACCCGGCGAGACCGCCGCCGAGTTGACGGGGACGCTCACGTGGCGGGTCGCGGGCGAGTATCGCTTAGAGCCGGCGTCGGTCCGGGTCGCCGACCGCTGGGGCCTGTTCTCGGCGACGTTCCGCGCCGGGGAGACACCGACGGCGCGAATCGACCCCCCACGACCACGCGACACCTACATCGCCGAGGGGGGTGCGAGCCTGCTGTCGACGCTCGGCCGGCAGCAGACGGTCCTCCGGGGGAACGGCTTCGACCTCGGGGAGGTGCGCGAGTACGTCCCCGGCGACGCCATCACCCGCATCGACTGGAAGGCGACGGCGCGGCTCGACGACCTCCACGTCCGTGAGTTCGAGTCAGAGACGGCCGTCGTCACCACGATGATTCTCGACGCGCGGGCGGGGCTCCACGCCGGCCCGCCGGGGGCGACGAAGTTCGACTACCTCCGGCAGGTGGCGCTGGCGCTCGTCGGCGAGTCGCGCAACTCCGGCGAGCCCATCGGCCTGTACGTCCTCGACGACGAGGGCGTCTCGGGTCTCCCGGCGCGCGCGACGGGCGAGCAGTACGAACGGCTCCGCAGACGCCTGTACGCCATCGAGACCGTCGAGGGCGCAGGGTCGGACAGCACGCGTCTCCACCGCCGCAGCCGACAGCGGACCCGGCGAGCCGCGCGGTCGCTCGAGGGTGACGAGACCGCGTTCGCCCGGCGACTCCGCCCGTTCCTCGCCGACGACGCGAGCGCGAGCGTCGAGTCCGACCGACTCTACCGCCTCCTGCGGAGCGGGCGGGCCCGGACGACGCTCGCCGGCGGGGGGACCGTTCTCACGGTCGTCCTCACCGACGACGCGAACCGCGCGGCGCTCAGAGAGAGCGTCCGCCTCGCCCAGCGCCGGGACGGTCACGTCGTGGTGTTCCTCACCCCGTCGGCGCTGTTCGACGCCGACGCCGACGACGCGGCCGACGCGCGCGCGACGTACGGTCGTCTCCGCGAGTTCGACACGTTCCGCCGCGAACTGTCCGGCATGGCCGGTGTCTCGGCGTTCGAGGTCGGCCCCGGCTCGCGCCTCGAACGCGTCCTCCGCGAGGCCGAAGCGCGCCGACAGCGCGTGGAGGCGCGCCCATGA
- a CDS encoding DUF1616 domain-containing protein: MSSDRRFLSAVTREAPPDLLVLAGVVVATWVTLAVALPQGNPLVVPLAVLFVLVAPGYALVSALFPARRAAQTRDGHHLDVRGLDFPERLALGVGTSIVVAPFVAFVLQATVAGIARTPVLLLLGAVTLFVIALAIVRWRALPPELRYHVGLRTDRLRAAPVADRLLVVVVAVVVVVAVSSVGYATTTARGGEDLTELYVLAVQDDGSLLAENYPSAVEVGESAELYVGLDNHRGAETTYTVVGVVQEVDLDTGAVVRQDEFQRYTATVADEGSWGVRHEVTPLWAGVNIRVVYLLYLDSAPGVVSRESAVDSVHLWMDVTDPFGLDADAGSAPAAGAGVGVGDGVDADAGGTDAPTGTGAGPLNTTVTTGGNTTTATNATASGTTAAANASGSSGATTAGAAASE, translated from the coding sequence ATGTCTTCTGACCGCCGCTTCCTCTCTGCTGTGACCCGCGAGGCCCCGCCGGACCTCCTCGTCCTCGCGGGCGTCGTCGTCGCCACGTGGGTGACGCTCGCCGTTGCACTTCCCCAGGGGAACCCGCTCGTCGTCCCGCTCGCGGTCCTGTTCGTCCTCGTCGCTCCGGGCTACGCCCTCGTGTCGGCGCTCTTTCCCGCCCGGCGGGCCGCACAGACGCGCGACGGCCACCACCTCGACGTCCGCGGGCTCGACTTCCCCGAACGGCTCGCCCTCGGCGTCGGGACGAGCATCGTCGTCGCGCCGTTCGTCGCGTTCGTCCTCCAGGCGACCGTCGCCGGCATCGCGCGCACCCCCGTTCTCCTCCTTTTGGGTGCCGTGACGCTGTTCGTCATCGCGCTCGCGATCGTGCGCTGGCGGGCGCTCCCACCCGAACTCCGCTACCACGTGGGGCTGCGCACCGACAGACTCCGGGCTGCACCCGTCGCCGACCGCCTGCTCGTCGTCGTGGTCGCGGTCGTGGTCGTGGTCGCGGTCAGCAGCGTCGGCTACGCGACGACGACCGCCCGCGGCGGCGAGGACCTCACCGAACTGTACGTCCTCGCCGTCCAAGACGACGGGAGCCTCCTCGCCGAGAACTACCCGAGCGCGGTCGAGGTCGGCGAGTCCGCCGAACTGTACGTCGGCCTCGACAACCACCGCGGCGCCGAGACCACCTACACCGTCGTCGGCGTCGTCCAGGAGGTCGACCTCGACACCGGCGCGGTCGTCCGACAGGACGAGTTCCAGCGGTACACCGCGACCGTCGCGGACGAGGGTTCGTGGGGCGTCCGCCACGAGGTCACACCCCTGTGGGCTGGGGTCAACATCCGCGTCGTCTACCTGCTCTACCTCGACAGCGCCCCGGGTGTCGTCTCCCGCGAGTCCGCCGTCGACTCCGTCCACCTCTGGATGGACGTCACCGACCCCTTCGGTCTCGATGCGGACGCAGGGTCCGCGCCTGCTGCGGGTGCCGGTGTGGGTGTCGGTGACGGCGTCGACGCAGACGCCGGCGGCACCGACGCGCCGACGGGCACCGGCGCGGGACCACTGAACACGACCGTGACGACGGGCGGGAACACGACCACGGCGACGAACGCGACCGCTTCGGGGACGACCGCGGCCGCGAACGCGTCGGGCTCGTCGGGTGCGACGACGGCCGGAGCGGCCGCGTCGGAGTAG